Proteins co-encoded in one Juglans regia cultivar Chandler chromosome 16, Walnut 2.0, whole genome shotgun sequence genomic window:
- the LOC108980409 gene encoding benzyl alcohol O-benzoyltransferase-like, with protein sequence MAAPTQSLVFTVRRSKPELIAPAQPTPHEFKQLSDIDDQEFLRFQVPVIQFYRHDSSMQGRDPVKVIREALAQTLVFYYPFAGRLREGPGRKLVVECTSEGVVFIEADADVTLEQFGDALRPPFPCLEELLFDLPGSGGVLHCPLLLIQVTRLKCGAFIFALRLNHTMSDAAGLVQFMTAVGEMARGARSPSVLPVWQRHFLNARDPTCLTCTHREYDEVIDTKGTGTITPLEDMACRSFFFGRTELSAIRRFVPLHLSQSTTFEVIMACLWRCRTIALQFDRNEEVRMMSIVSARGKFNPPLPSGYYGNVFAYPAAVTTAGKLCENTNLGYALELVRKAKREVNEEYMRSLADLMVIRGRPFLTVVGSFLVSDVTRAGFGKVDFGWGKPAYGGPAECVVRSMPRTGSFYIPCKNSKGEEGIAVGVCLPAPAMEIFVKELDFFLKNTPESGKKSTFNTSKL encoded by the exons ATGGCAGCACCAACTCAGTCTCTGGTATTCACAGTACGAAGGTCCAAGCCCGAGTTAATTGCTCCCGCTCAGCCCACACCCCACGAGTTCAAACAACTTTCTGATATCGACGATCAAGAGTTTTTACGATTCCAAGTCCCGGTGATACAATTTTATAGACACGATTCCTCGATGCAAGGGAGAGACCCTGTGAAAGTCATCAGAGAGGCACTTGCTCAAACACTTGTGTTTTACTACCCATTTGCAGGTAGGCTTAGAGAAGGGCCTGGAAGGAAACTTGTAGTAGAATGCACGAGTGAGGGTGTCGTATTCATCGAGGCAGATGCCGATGTTACACTTGAGCAATTTGGTGATGCTCTTCGACCTCCATTCCCGTGCTTGGAGGAGCTTCTTTTTGACCTTCCAGGCTCTGGAGGGGTTCTTCATTGCCCCTTACTGCTTATTCAG GTGACGCGGCTCAAATGTGGCGCGTTCATCTTCGCACTACGCCTCAACCACACGATGAGCGATGCCGCTGGTCTGGTCCAGTTCATGACAGCCGTGGGCGAGATGGCGCGGGGTGCGCGCTCCCCTTCCGTCTTACCCGTATGGCAGAGACATTTCTTAAATGCGAGGGACCCAACATGCTTGACATGCACGCACCGCGAGTACGACGAGGTGATCGACACCAAGGGTACTGGCACCATCACCCCGCTCGAGGACATGGCTTGCCGCTCCTTCTTTTTCGGCCGTACCGAGTTGTCTGCCATCCGTAGGTTTGTGCCGCTTCACCTGAGCCAGTCCACCACCTTTGAGGTTATCATGGCATGCCTTTGGCGATGCCGCACCATTGCACTCCAGTTCGACCGCAACGAGGAGGTGCGCATGATGTCCATCGTCAGCGCGCGTGGCAAGTTCAATCCTCCGTTACCGAGCGGTTACTACGGCAACGTCTTTGCGTACCCAGCAGCAGTCACGACTGCCGGAAAGCTCTGCGAGAACACTAATTTGGGTTATGCTTTGGAATTGGTGAGGAAGGCAAAAAGAGAAGTGAACGAGGAGTATATGCGGTCGCTGGCAGATCTAATGGTGATCAGAGGCAGGCCATTCCTAACGGTGGTGGGGTCATTCCTTGTGTCGGATGTGACACGTGCCGGGTTTGGAAAGGTTGACTTTGGGTGGGGCAAGCCAGCTTATGGTGGGCCAGCCGAATGTGTTGTGAGAAGTATGCCTAGAACGGGGAGCTTCTATATTCCTTGTAAGAACAGTAAGGGAGAGGAAGGGATAGCCGTGGGAGTTTGCTTGCCAGCCCCAGCAATGGAAATATTCGTCAAGGAGTTGGATTTCTTTCTGAAAAACACGCCGGAGAGTGGCAAGAAATCCACTTTTAATACGTCTAAACTGTAA